In Marivivens aquimaris, one genomic interval encodes:
- a CDS encoding threonine aldolase family protein — MFFASDNSSPVHPKVFEALAKANEGYASGYGADDVTKSAAQKIRDLFEAPEAAVYFVPTGSSANALALSIMVEPWQTVFCHQNAHIEEDECGAPEFYIGGGKLALVEGEHAKMSPDALRKAIEFTGRAGVHNMQRGAVSITNVTENGTVYSAAEVTALTAVARDYNLPVHMDGARFANAIVATGATPAEMTWRAGVDILSFGGTKNGLMGVEAVVIFNPEKAWEFELRRKRGGHLFSKHRYLSAQMDVYLDDNLWLDLATNANAMAAKLSEGIQQIEGASLLHPTDANCVFACFPRSGHQAAHKAGAMYYLWPFNQSLEGAPEEALAARLVCSWSTTDENVETFLAHLR; from the coding sequence ATGTTCTTTGCCTCCGACAATTCGAGCCCAGTGCACCCCAAAGTCTTTGAGGCACTCGCCAAGGCCAACGAAGGTTACGCCAGCGGCTACGGCGCTGACGACGTGACCAAGTCTGCCGCCCAGAAAATCCGCGATCTGTTCGAAGCCCCCGAAGCGGCTGTCTACTTTGTGCCCACGGGTAGCTCGGCCAATGCGCTCGCCCTGTCGATCATGGTAGAGCCGTGGCAGACCGTGTTCTGCCACCAGAACGCCCACATCGAAGAAGACGAGTGCGGCGCGCCCGAGTTTTACATCGGCGGTGGCAAGCTAGCGCTGGTCGAAGGCGAACACGCCAAGATGTCCCCTGACGCCCTGCGCAAAGCGATTGAATTCACCGGTCGCGCAGGTGTGCACAACATGCAGCGCGGCGCTGTGTCGATCACCAACGTGACCGAGAACGGCACCGTCTATTCGGCGGCCGAAGTCACGGCCCTCACTGCTGTCGCCCGCGACTACAACCTGCCCGTCCACATGGACGGCGCACGTTTTGCCAACGCGATTGTCGCGACCGGCGCCACTCCGGCAGAGATGACATGGCGCGCTGGCGTCGACATCCTGTCCTTTGGCGGCACCAAGAACGGTCTGATGGGTGTCGAAGCCGTCGTGATCTTCAACCCCGAGAAGGCTTGGGAATTCGAACTGCGCCGCAAGCGTGGCGGGCACCTGTTCTCCAAGCATCGGTATCTGTCGGCCCAGATGGACGTCTACCTCGACGACAACCTGTGGCTCGACTTGGCAACGAACGCCAATGCAATGGCGGCAAAGCTGAGCGAAGGCATCCAGCAGATTGAGGGCGCGTCACTCCTCCATCCGACCGACGCGAACTGCGTGTTTGCATGCTTCCCGCGCAGCGGCCACCAAGCGGCCCACAAAGCCGGTGCGATGTATTACCTCTGGCCATTCAACCAGAGCCTCGAAGGCGCGCCGGAGGAAGCCCTCGCAGCGCGCCTCGTGTGTAGCTGGTCAACGACCGACGAGAACGTCGAGACGTTCCTCGCACATCTCCGTTAA
- a CDS encoding 2-hydroxychromene-2-carboxylate isomerase, giving the protein MPHIDYFFATMSPFTYLAGTRLEEIAAKHNATITYKPMDIGQVFMRTGGTLPKDRHPTRLEYRDQELRRQAKKAGLPLNLRPAHFPVNGAPAAYALIAAQNAGGGDLGQLVHAYTGAVWAEDANLADDAVIRACLEKAGFDPALADSGLLSGAAAYEENTEEAVRRGVFGAPFYITETDERFWGQDRLDDLDAHLCGNL; this is encoded by the coding sequence ATGCCGCATATCGACTACTTCTTTGCGACAATGTCGCCATTCACCTACCTCGCCGGAACACGGCTGGAAGAGATAGCTGCCAAGCACAATGCAACGATTACCTACAAGCCGATGGACATCGGTCAGGTGTTCATGCGCACGGGCGGCACACTTCCCAAGGATCGCCACCCGACGCGGCTCGAATACCGCGATCAGGAGCTCCGTCGTCAGGCGAAGAAAGCCGGTCTGCCGTTGAACCTGCGCCCTGCGCATTTTCCGGTGAATGGTGCGCCCGCGGCCTACGCGCTGATCGCAGCGCAGAATGCGGGCGGCGGTGATCTGGGCCAGCTGGTGCACGCATACACGGGCGCAGTCTGGGCCGAGGATGCGAACCTTGCTGACGATGCGGTCATTCGCGCGTGTCTGGAAAAGGCCGGTTTCGATCCTGCACTGGCAGACAGCGGCCTACTATCGGGCGCTGCGGCATACGAGGAGAACACCGAGGAAGCAGTGCGCCGCGGTGTGTTCGGCGCACCGTTCTATATCACCGAAACCGATGAGCGGTTCTGGGGGCAGGACAGGTTGGACGATCTGGACGCCCACCTGTGCGGCAATCTTTAA
- a CDS encoding ribose-phosphate pyrophosphokinase: MPTMTEPKLISGNANIPLAKSIARRMSMHRGMNVGLVDTRVERFNDQEIFVEVYENVRGEDMFIIQPTSNPANDNLMELLIITDALKRSSAGRITAVIPYFGYARQDRRTKARTPISSKLVANLITQSGVDRVLTLDLHAAQIQGFFDIPVDNLYAAPIFALDIKHHFKGGLEDIMVVSPDVGGVARARELAKRINAPLSIVDKRREKPGEVAEMTVIGSVEGKKCIIVDDLCDTAGTLCKAAEHLMQAGAAEVHAYISHGVMSGPAVERVTNSHLKTLVITDSIQPTDAILKAPNIRIVPTAPMFAQAILNTWNGTSVSSLFEDETLIPIYEGLYNTL, from the coding sequence ATGCCGACGATGACCGAACCGAAACTTATTTCGGGCAATGCCAACATTCCACTCGCCAAATCGATCGCGCGTCGCATGTCCATGCACCGCGGTATGAACGTTGGTCTGGTGGATACGCGCGTCGAGCGCTTCAACGACCAAGAGATCTTTGTCGAGGTCTACGAGAACGTACGCGGCGAGGATATGTTCATTATCCAGCCGACCTCGAATCCGGCCAACGACAACCTCATGGAACTGCTGATCATCACCGACGCGCTCAAGCGTTCGTCGGCTGGCCGCATCACCGCAGTCATTCCGTACTTCGGCTATGCCCGTCAGGACCGCCGTACCAAGGCCCGCACACCGATCAGTTCCAAGCTCGTTGCGAACCTCATCACCCAGTCGGGTGTCGACCGCGTTCTGACGCTCGACCTGCACGCAGCACAGATTCAGGGCTTCTTCGACATTCCGGTAGATAACCTCTACGCGGCGCCGATCTTCGCTCTCGATATCAAGCACCACTTCAAAGGCGGCCTTGAAGACATCATGGTCGTCTCGCCGGACGTCGGCGGTGTGGCCCGTGCTCGCGAACTGGCGAAGCGTATCAACGCTCCCCTCTCCATCGTGGACAAGCGCCGCGAAAAGCCGGGTGAAGTGGCCGAGATGACCGTCATCGGTAGCGTCGAAGGCAAGAAGTGCATCATCGTGGACGACCTTTGCGACACCGCAGGTACTCTCTGCAAAGCAGCCGAGCACCTGATGCAGGCCGGTGCTGCTGAAGTTCACGCCTACATCTCGCACGGCGTGATGTCGGGTCCGGCTGTCGAGCGCGTCACCAACTCGCACCTTAAGACATTGGTCATCACCGACTCGATCCAGCCGACTGACGCGATCCTCAAAGCACCGAACATCCGCATTGTACCGACCGCACCCATGTTCGCTCAGGCCATACTGAACACGTGGAACGGCACCTCGGTGTCCTCGCTGTTCGAAGACGAGACGCTGATCCCGATCTACGAAGGCCTCTACAACACGCTCTAA
- a CDS encoding H-type lectin domain-containing protein translates to MLKLENHLIGVDQGDVVLFSDFDTDGDMWTGEGPRLTRFPVTFRKAYRKLPAVQAWVSMLDMSNQSNARIDVQVENINSEGCEIVFRTWGDTRIARARAAWMSIGELKHEDDWDIE, encoded by the coding sequence ATGCTCAAACTCGAAAATCATCTCATAGGTGTGGATCAGGGCGATGTGGTGCTCTTTTCCGACTTCGACACTGACGGGGATATGTGGACCGGTGAAGGTCCGCGCCTGACCCGTTTTCCGGTCACCTTCCGCAAGGCCTATCGCAAGCTGCCTGCTGTTCAGGCGTGGGTGTCGATGCTCGATATGTCAAATCAGAGCAACGCGCGCATTGATGTTCAGGTGGAGAATATCAATTCCGAAGGCTGCGAGATTGTTTTCAGAACGTGGGGCGATACGCGCATCGCGCGGGCTCGCGCTGCGTGGATGTCCATAGGCGAACTCAAGCACGAGGACGACTGGGACATCGAATGA
- a CDS encoding F0F1 ATP synthase subunit epsilon codes for MAESFQFDLVSPERKLASVQATEVQIPGADGAMTAMAGHAATITTLRPGILRVVHTGGTDEYIVSGGFAEIGGENVSVLAERALPTGEVTQDAFDAMVAEYRAAHEKALENFKNEPGPVDDAARLLADMVAVGTHMGLSYRE; via the coding sequence ATGGCTGAATCGTTCCAGTTCGACCTCGTATCCCCTGAACGAAAGCTCGCTTCCGTCCAGGCCACCGAGGTCCAGATCCCGGGTGCCGATGGCGCAATGACGGCGATGGCAGGCCACGCGGCCACCATCACCACGCTGCGTCCGGGCATCCTGCGGGTTGTCCACACTGGTGGTACCGACGAATACATCGTTTCCGGCGGCTTCGCTGAAATCGGTGGTGAGAACGTATCGGTTCTGGCCGAACGCGCTCTCCCGACGGGTGAAGTTACTCAGGACGCTTTCGATGCGATGGTTGCGGAATACCGCGCTGCGCACGAGAAGGCTCTGGAGAACTTCAAAAACGAACCGGGTCCGGTCGATGACGCTGCGCGTCTGCTGGCTGACATGGTTGCCGTTGGAACCCACATGGGTCTGTCGTACCGCGAGTAA
- the atpD gene encoding F0F1 ATP synthase subunit beta yields the protein MAQANGKITQVIGAVVDVQFSDHLPAILNALTTDNNGKKLVLEVAQHLGENTVRTIAMDATEGLVRGQAVEDSGSPISVPVGTATLGRILNVVGEPVDEKGPVNATETRAIHQPAPEFSEQSTATEILVTGIKVIDLLAPYSKGGKIGLFGGAGVGKTVLIMELINNIAKVHSGYSVFAGVGERTREGNDLYHEMIESNVIKPDALEESQVALVYGQMNEPPGARARVALTGLTLAEQFRDASGTDVLFFVDNIFRFTQAGSEVSALLGRIPSAVGYQPTLATDMGAMQERITSTKNGSITSIQAVYVPADDLTDPAPATTFAHLDATTVLNRAISELGIYPAVDPLDSSSRILDPQIVGEEHYNVARQVQNILQRYKSLQDIIAILGMDELSEEDKLTVSRARKIQRFLSQPFDVAKVFTGSDGVQVPLEDTISSFKAVVAGEYDHLPEGAFYMVGGIDEVLAKAEKMAASAA from the coding sequence ATGGCACAAGCAAATGGCAAAATCACGCAGGTGATTGGCGCCGTTGTGGACGTGCAGTTCAGCGATCACCTGCCGGCGATCCTTAACGCACTGACCACCGACAACAATGGCAAGAAGCTGGTTCTTGAAGTAGCCCAGCACCTTGGCGAAAACACCGTACGTACCATCGCTATGGACGCGACCGAAGGTCTCGTTCGTGGTCAGGCAGTTGAAGACTCCGGTTCGCCGATTTCGGTTCCGGTCGGTACTGCAACTCTGGGCCGTATCCTTAACGTCGTCGGCGAGCCCGTTGACGAAAAGGGCCCGGTTAACGCGACTGAAACCCGTGCGATCCACCAGCCCGCACCGGAATTCAGCGAACAGTCGACCGCGACTGAAATCCTCGTAACGGGCATTAAGGTTATCGACCTTCTCGCACCGTACTCGAAGGGTGGTAAAATCGGTCTGTTCGGCGGCGCCGGCGTTGGTAAAACCGTTCTCATCATGGAACTGATCAACAACATCGCAAAAGTGCACTCGGGTTACTCGGTGTTCGCAGGTGTTGGTGAACGTACCCGTGAAGGTAACGACCTTTATCACGAGATGATCGAATCGAACGTTATTAAGCCGGACGCGCTTGAAGAGTCGCAGGTGGCTCTCGTGTACGGTCAGATGAACGAACCGCCGGGAGCACGTGCACGTGTTGCTCTGACCGGTTTGACCCTTGCTGAGCAGTTCCGCGACGCTTCGGGTACCGACGTTCTGTTCTTCGTGGACAACATCTTCCGCTTCACCCAGGCTGGTTCTGAGGTGTCGGCGCTTCTCGGCCGTATTCCTTCGGCTGTAGGCTACCAGCCGACCCTGGCAACCGACATGGGCGCCATGCAGGAACGCATCACCTCGACCAAGAACGGCTCGATCACCTCGATCCAAGCTGTTTACGTTCCGGCCGATGACCTTACCGACCCTGCACCGGCAACCACCTTCGCCCACCTCGACGCTACCACGGTTCTTAACCGTGCTATCTCGGAACTCGGCATCTACCCGGCTGTGGACCCGCTCGACTCGTCGTCGCGTATCCTCGACCCGCAGATCGTCGGTGAAGAGCATTACAACGTCGCACGTCAGGTTCAGAACATCCTCCAGCGCTACAAGTCGCTGCAGGACATCATCGCCATCCTCGGCATGGACGAACTGTCGGAAGAAGATAAGCTGACCGTTTCGCGCGCTCGTAAGATCCAGCGTTTCCTCTCGCAGCCGTTCGACGTTGCGAAAGTGTTCACTGGTTCGGACGGTGTTCAGGTTCCGCTCGAAGACACCATCAGCTCGTTCAAAGCTGTTGTCGCCGGCGAATATGACCACCTGCCGGAAGGTGCCTTCTACATGGTTGGCGGCATCGACGAAGTGCTCGCTAAAGCCGAGAAAATGGCCGCTTCGGCAGCCTAA
- a CDS encoding F0F1 ATP synthase subunit gamma, whose translation MPSLKDLKNRITSVKSTRKITKAMQMVAAAKLRRAQEAAEASRPYAERFNAVISSLAASAGASDTAPLLLKGTGSDQTHMLVVMTAERGLCGGFNSSIVKLARQRIQALKAEGKTVKILTVGKKGREQLRRDYADLFVGHVDLSEVKKIGYADAQSIAKDLLKRFEAGEFDVATILFSEFQSVISQIPTAQQVIPAKFDAPEDGVTTDYDYEPGEEEILDDLLPKSVATQIFSALLENGASEQGARMSAMDNATRNAGDMIDRLTIEFNRSRQAVITNELIEIISGAEAL comes from the coding sequence GTGCCAAGTCTTAAGGACCTAAAAAACCGGATCACGTCGGTCAAATCGACCCGCAAGATCACTAAGGCGATGCAAATGGTCGCGGCGGCTAAACTCCGTCGCGCCCAGGAAGCAGCCGAGGCCTCGCGTCCTTACGCAGAGCGGTTCAATGCGGTCATCTCGTCGCTGGCAGCTTCGGCTGGTGCGTCGGATACCGCTCCGCTCCTGCTCAAGGGTACGGGCAGCGATCAGACCCACATGCTCGTGGTGATGACTGCTGAACGTGGCCTCTGCGGCGGCTTCAATTCGTCGATCGTCAAGCTGGCCCGTCAGCGCATCCAAGCGCTGAAGGCCGAAGGCAAGACGGTAAAAATCCTGACGGTCGGCAAGAAAGGCCGCGAGCAGCTGCGTCGCGACTATGCCGATCTGTTCGTTGGTCACGTTGACCTGAGCGAAGTCAAAAAAATCGGTTACGCTGATGCGCAGTCGATCGCCAAAGACCTGCTCAAGCGCTTCGAGGCCGGTGAATTCGACGTAGCGACGATCCTCTTCTCGGAGTTCCAGTCGGTTATCTCTCAGATCCCGACCGCTCAGCAGGTGATCCCCGCTAAGTTCGATGCACCCGAAGATGGTGTGACGACCGACTATGACTACGAACCCGGTGAAGAAGAGATTCTGGACGACCTGCTCCCGAAGAGCGTTGCGACCCAGATCTTCTCTGCTCTGCTGGAAAACGGTGCTTCCGAACAGGGTGCCCGTATGAGCGCGATGGACAATGCTACACGCAACGCCGGCGATATGATCGACCGACTGACCATCGAATTCAACCGTTCGCGTCAGGCCGTTATCACCAACGAACTGATCGAAATTATCTCGGGCGCTGAAGCGCTCTAA
- the atpA gene encoding F0F1 ATP synthase subunit alpha produces the protein MAIQAAEISAILKDQIKNFGQEAEVAEVGRVLSVGDGIARVYGLDNVQAGEMVEFPGGIRGMALNLEADNVGVVIFGSDRDIKEGDTVKRTNSIVDVPAGDELLGRVVDGLGNPIDGKGPINTSKRLVADVKAPGIIPRKSVHEPMATGLKSVDAMIPVGRGQRELIIGDRQTGKTAVALDAILNQKSYNEAAGDDESKKLYCIYVAVGQKRSTVAQLVKKLEENGAMEYSIVVAATASDPAPMQFLAPYAATAMAEHFRDNGRHALIIYDDLSKQAVSYRQMSLLLRRPPGREAYPGDVFYLHSRLLERSAKLNEDNGAGSLTALPIIETQGGDVSAFIPTNVISITDGQIFLETELFYQGIRPAVNTGLSVSRVGSSAQTKAMSSVAGPVKLSLAQYREMAAFAQFGSDLDASTQQLLNRGARLTELMKQPQYSPLTNAEIVCVIFAGTNGYLDKLPVSDVARFEDGLLNFLRNKRKDILDWISNEDPKIKGEAADKLKAVLDEFAADFA, from the coding sequence ATGGCGATCCAAGCTGCAGAAATTTCTGCGATCCTAAAAGACCAGATCAAGAACTTCGGCCAGGAAGCCGAAGTGGCCGAAGTCGGCCGTGTGCTCTCGGTCGGTGACGGTATCGCGCGTGTTTACGGTCTGGACAATGTTCAGGCTGGTGAAATGGTCGAATTCCCGGGCGGAATTCGCGGCATGGCGCTGAACCTCGAAGCTGACAACGTCGGTGTTGTTATCTTCGGTTCGGACCGCGACATTAAAGAAGGCGACACCGTCAAGCGTACCAACTCGATCGTGGACGTTCCGGCTGGTGACGAGCTTCTCGGTCGCGTTGTTGACGGTCTGGGTAACCCGATCGACGGCAAGGGCCCGATCAACACCTCGAAGCGCCTCGTCGCTGACGTTAAGGCTCCGGGCATTATCCCCCGTAAGTCGGTTCACGAACCGATGGCAACCGGCCTGAAGTCGGTTGACGCTATGATCCCGGTTGGCCGTGGTCAGCGCGAACTTATCATTGGTGACCGTCAGACCGGTAAGACTGCCGTTGCTCTCGACGCTATCCTGAACCAGAAGTCGTACAACGAAGCTGCTGGCGACGACGAGTCGAAGAAGCTGTACTGCATCTACGTTGCAGTTGGTCAGAAGCGTTCGACCGTTGCCCAGCTGGTTAAGAAGCTCGAAGAAAACGGCGCTATGGAATACTCCATCGTTGTTGCTGCGACCGCTTCGGATCCGGCACCGATGCAGTTCCTTGCACCGTACGCTGCAACCGCTATGGCTGAGCACTTCCGTGACAACGGCCGCCACGCTCTGATCATCTATGATGACCTTTCGAAGCAGGCTGTTTCGTATCGTCAGATGTCGCTGCTGCTCCGCCGCCCGCCGGGTCGTGAAGCTTACCCGGGCGACGTTTTCTACCTCCACTCCCGCCTGCTCGAGCGTTCGGCTAAGCTGAACGAAGACAACGGTGCTGGCTCGCTGACCGCCCTGCCGATCATCGAAACCCAGGGCGGCGACGTTTCGGCGTTTATTCCGACCAACGTGATCTCGATCACCGACGGTCAGATCTTCCTCGAAACCGAACTGTTCTACCAGGGTATCCGCCCCGCTGTGAACACCGGTCTCTCGGTTTCGCGCGTTGGCTCGTCGGCTCAGACCAAGGCTATGTCCTCGGTTGCTGGTCCGGTTAAGCTCTCGCTCGCTCAGTACCGCGAAATGGCTGCCTTCGCTCAGTTCGGTTCGGACCTCGACGCCTCGACCCAGCAGCTGCTGAACCGTGGTGCCCGTCTGACCGAGCTCATGAAGCAGCCGCAGTACTCGCCGCTGACCAACGCTGAAATCGTCTGCGTCATCTTCGCAGGTACCAACGGCTACCTCGATAAGCTGCCGGTTTCGGATGTTGCCCGTTTCGAAGACGGTCTGCTGAACTTCCTGCGCAACAAGCGTAAGGACATTCTGGACTGGATCTCGAACGAAGACCCGAAAATCAAAGGCGAAGCTGCTGACAAACTGAAAGCAGTTCTGGACGAATTCGCCGCTGATTTCGCCTGA
- a CDS encoding F0F1 ATP synthase subunit delta, with translation MDVSEPASISTGIASRYASAVFDIAKEGNGLAALESDIDALAAALDSSEDLRALIGSPIYSRDQQAGAVSALAKKMELSETMNSTLALLAQKRRLFVLPQLLEVLRARLAEEKGEITADVVSAKALTKGQTDKLSQTLKAKVGKDVNINATVDASLIGGLIVKVGSKMIDTSIRSKLSALQNTMKEVG, from the coding sequence GTGGACGTGTCCGAACCAGCTTCGATCTCAACCGGCATTGCTTCGCGCTATGCATCCGCCGTGTTCGACATTGCCAAAGAAGGCAATGGCCTCGCGGCACTCGAATCCGACATTGACGCACTGGCCGCAGCACTCGACTCGAGCGAGGACCTGCGTGCGCTGATCGGCTCGCCGATCTACAGCCGCGATCAACAGGCAGGTGCCGTCTCGGCTCTGGCCAAGAAAATGGAACTTTCGGAAACCATGAACAGCACGCTGGCCCTTCTGGCCCAGAAGCGCCGCCTGTTCGTGCTTCCGCAGCTGCTTGAAGTCCTTCGCGCCCGTCTGGCCGAAGAAAAGGGCGAAATCACCGCTGACGTCGTCAGCGCGAAAGCTCTGACCAAAGGCCAGACCGACAAGCTGTCCCAGACCCTGAAGGCGAAGGTCGGCAAGGACGTCAACATCAATGCCACTGTCGATGCTTCGCTCATCGGCGGTCTTATCGTTAAGGTGGGCTCGAAGATGATCGACACGTCGATCCGCTCCAAGCTCAGCGCTCTCCAGAACACCATGAAAGAGGTCGGATAA
- a CDS encoding class I SAM-dependent methyltransferase translates to MHLDVLDLRNFYYRSQLGRAAQKVIRNDLLTLWPEAKGQTVVGFGFAVPMLRPYLTEARRVVGLMPGPQGVMPWPAGMPNVSVLCEETFWPLDTGSVDKLVVMHGLETSENPTAVLNECWRVLGPGGRAIFVVPNRAGLWSRSDRTPFGYGRPYSLGQLEAQFKQHNFITERSRSSLYQVPSSKRIWRKLAGLTENIGKTLPFAAGGVLMVEVTKQVAAPRRPGLGEAVKRPLRVLEGVGRPVPKPGLSRTHRESS, encoded by the coding sequence ATGCACCTTGATGTGTTGGATCTTCGCAACTTTTACTACCGCAGCCAGCTTGGCCGTGCGGCACAGAAGGTTATTCGCAATGATCTGCTGACGCTATGGCCCGAAGCGAAGGGCCAGACTGTCGTGGGGTTCGGTTTCGCTGTTCCGATGCTGCGCCCCTATCTGACAGAGGCACGGCGGGTGGTTGGCCTGATGCCCGGACCGCAGGGCGTGATGCCTTGGCCGGCTGGGATGCCGAACGTTTCGGTCCTGTGTGAAGAGACGTTCTGGCCGCTCGATACTGGTAGCGTCGACAAGCTGGTGGTGATGCACGGTCTAGAAACATCAGAGAACCCGACTGCTGTTCTCAACGAATGCTGGCGCGTGCTGGGGCCGGGTGGGCGCGCGATCTTTGTTGTGCCAAACCGCGCAGGGCTCTGGTCGCGGAGTGACCGCACGCCTTTCGGTTACGGTCGTCCCTATTCGCTTGGCCAGCTTGAGGCGCAGTTCAAACAGCACAACTTTATCACCGAGCGTTCTCGGTCGTCGCTTTATCAAGTGCCGTCGTCTAAACGGATCTGGCGCAAGCTCGCGGGACTGACGGAGAACATCGGAAAGACTCTTCCGTTCGCGGCGGGCGGCGTACTCATGGTCGAAGTGACCAAACAGGTTGCTGCTCCTCGCAGGCCCGGACTGGGTGAGGCGGTCAAGCGGCCACTACGTGTCCTCGAAGGGGTAGGGCGGCCAGTGCCGAAGCCGGGGCTTTCGCGAACGCACCGCGAGTCATCATGA
- the gloB gene encoding hydroxyacylglutathione hydrolase: MPLELFTIPCLADNYAYVLHNAATGKTALVDAPEVEPIASFLGHRGFELDDILVTHHHHDHIDGVDALRAKSNSRVIGAEIDAHRLPALDLAVGDGDTFEVCGETCHVIFVPGHSSGHIAFHLPESGYLFSADSLMAFGCGRLFEGTSAEMWNSLKRLRALPPETVVCSGHEYTATNAKFALAIEPDHPAVKARADAVFAARERGEPTVPSILGDEVATNPYLRADDEALKSAIGMPLATDEEVFAEVRKRKDNF, translated from the coding sequence ATGCCCCTTGAGCTTTTCACCATCCCGTGTCTCGCAGACAACTATGCATACGTGTTGCACAATGCGGCCACTGGCAAGACCGCTCTGGTCGATGCCCCCGAGGTTGAACCCATCGCGTCCTTCCTCGGCCACCGCGGATTTGAACTGGACGACATTCTTGTAACCCACCACCACCATGACCATATCGACGGTGTGGATGCTCTCCGCGCCAAATCGAACTCCCGCGTAATCGGCGCCGAAATCGACGCCCATCGCCTGCCTGCGCTGGACCTAGCGGTCGGTGACGGCGACACGTTCGAGGTTTGCGGCGAGACATGCCATGTCATCTTTGTCCCCGGCCATTCGTCCGGTCATATCGCGTTCCACCTGCCCGAAAGCGGCTATCTGTTTTCCGCTGACAGCTTGATGGCATTCGGCTGCGGCCGTCTTTTCGAAGGCACCTCTGCCGAAATGTGGAACAGTCTGAAACGTCTGCGCGCACTGCCGCCCGAAACCGTTGTTTGTTCCGGCCACGAGTATACGGCCACCAACGCCAAGTTTGCCCTGGCCATCGAGCCGGACCATCCGGCGGTCAAAGCACGGGCCGACGCGGTATTTGCGGCGCGGGAACGCGGCGAGCCCACCGTCCCTTCCATTCTGGGCGATGAGGTCGCAACTAACCCGTATCTGCGAGCCGATGACGAAGCGCTCAAGTCCGCAATCGGCATGCCGCTTGCAACCGACGAGGAGGTCTTTGCGGAGGTCCGCAAGCGTAAAGACAACTTCTGA